The Paenibacillus dendritiformis region GCAGCGGCTTGTTCCTTATTCGATGCTTATCCGGGTAGTTGGATCGTGACACAGATCAAAAGGAATGCTCCAGCCCAATCGTTCTGGCGAAAGGTTATCGCTGACTATACGGGCAGTCAATACACGGAGCATGAAGAACCGAATAAAATAGTGCAATCGTTTACAGCGTCACATCCATCGATCGCGGAAGGAGCGGATTCGTCTGACTGTACATAGACCGACAGAGAAGATTACCATTCTTGCCGCATTGGGCGGGAATGCCATCCTGCAGCCGAAGCAGGAGGCCACCTACGAGAACCAACTGGCGAACGTTCAGCGCAGCTGCAGCGTCTTGGCCCGATTGGTGGCGCAAGGACACCGGCTCGTCATTACGCATGGCAATGGGCCGCAGGTCGGCAATCTGCTGCTCCAGCAGGAAGAGGCGCAGGCGGAGGTGCCGCCGCTGCCTCTCGATGTATGCACGGCCCAAAGCCAGGGCTTCATCGGCTTCATGATTCAACAATTATTGCGCAATGAACTGGCCAGCGGCGGGAACGGCCACTCGGTCGTCAGCTTGATTACGAGAGTAGAGGTGGCGGCGGACGATCCGGCCTTCGGCAATCCGAGCAAGCCGATCGGCGGCTTCTATACGGAGGAGGAAGCGAAGCAGCTCATGACCGGCAAAGGCTGGCAGTTGAAGCCGGATGCGAACCGGGGCTGGCGGCGTGTCGTTCCGTCTCCGCGGCCGCAAGCGATTGTGGAAGCAGACGTCGTAAGGCAGCTGCTCGAATTGAACCAGATTGTCATTGCCTGCGGCGGGGGAGGGATTCCGGTTGTCCGGCAGGAAGACGGCAGCTATACAGGCATTGAGGCCGTAATCGACAAAGATTTCAGCAGCTGCAGGCTCGCTCGCGAGATTCAAGCCGATGTGCTGCTTATTCTGACTGACGTCGAGCACGTCTATGCCGACTATGGCCGCCCGGATCAGCGGCCCCTGACGAGCCTGAGTCCATCTTCTGCGGCTGAATACATTGAAGCGGGGCACTTCAGCCAGGGCAGTATGCGCCCGAAGGTGGAGGCTGCAGCGTCCTTCGCCGCCCAGGGAGGAACCGCGATTATTTGTTCGCTTAACCAGGCGGATCTCGCGCTGGCCGGTCTGGCAGGCACGCGGATCGTTCCGGAGACCGCCGAAGCGCCGAGTTATCATCGATAGGGCACATAGATACCGGGCTTGACAGGAACAATAAGGGAGAGGCTACGGTGAAAGGAATGTCCATTGATGACGAAGAAGCAGAAGAAGCAATCCGGGCCGAGCTTCGCGCCCGGCATGGAGCTGGATAATTTGAAAGAAAAAGCGACTCCGGAAGAAATTGAACGCGGCGACTCGACTTCCGTTACCAATCTCATTCTGGATCGGACCGGCGACGACAACGAAGGTTAACGAGCCGGAGTCTTGAGCCGTCCTGCGCTGCCGAAGAGCATGCCGGGCGGCTCTTATTTATAATAGAAGAAAGCCGAAGCCGTGATTAGAAAATGGGCACGGAGAAGTAAAGCAATACAATGGAAAATAATGATAACCGGGTTCGATAACGGACTTCTTTGGAACTATGCTATACTGAAAACCGTAATAGTATATTGTGTCTGACTAGATTTGCTTGGGGGCGCAACCGAACGGCAGATTTGGCCGTCTAATGTAGGGGAGCTTTGCAAAACGGCGGCCGATGCCTCATAATGACACAAGGGGGCACAACGCCTCTTACCATGGAAAAAGGAGTTACTGTATGAGCACTTACATAGCAGAACGTTATCAGCTGAATTCCGTCATCTTTCACTTGGGCGGCGGCATTCTTTATGAAGCCGTCGATATGTCTTTGCAGCGCGACGTATTTATTTATGTTGTCGAGAATACGGATTCGGGCCGCGCAGAGGAATACCGCGCCGCATTCGGGAATGTATCGCATTTTTCCAATAACCGATTTTTCCATATGCTGAATGCGGGCATGTCCGGACAGGACTTCTACGTTGTGTTTATGGCGTACAGCGGCATGCCGTTGGTGAAGTATGCGCAGCGGCACGCCTTGAGCTCGGATAAGGTGCTGTCCATGATTTACGAGCTGGGCACCAGCATTCAGGAAGCGCTGGAGGAAGGGGTCAGCCGATTCCCGGTCACGATTGATAATGTGTGGGTGACGGCGGATAATCAACTGATTATTATGAACTACTGGACCCAGGCGGAGGAAGGGGAGCACGGCACAACCGCCTTGTACCGGCTGCTGTATCAGCTGTGCACGCTTCATCCGCATGTCCCTTCGCAGTTCGATGTTGTCGAGACTCGCTTGTATGGCGCGTTGAAGGACTTGAATTCAGCTCAAAGAGATTTGGTTCTGAAGCTGATGAGGAAGGTCCACGCGGGAGATGCGTCTCTATTCACCTTCATGGTCGGACTGCGGGAGATTATGGAGCAGCCGGATGTGCCGATGCAGGCAAGCCGCGACGTGGCGACGCCCGTATTCACGGCCGCTCCTCCGCTTGAGGAATTGCCGTCCCGGCGTCCTCTCGCCGATTCCGAACCGGATGATGTGGAAGCGGATGAGGACCTGGTCGAAGATGAGGATGATGATGAATACGAACGCAAGGAGGCCGCTTCCTTCAACGGAAGCAAGATGCTGCTTATCGTTGCCTGTGTGTGTGTCTTTTTCGCTGTCTTGGGCGGAGCCGTCATCTGGGCTAATTCGCTCTCCAAAGACAATGAGCCGGTCGCGGTGACCGAACCGGGGCAGGAAGGCGGTTCCGACGCAGCGGCGGAACTGCCGGACGGCAGCGGCGACAATGCCGATAATGGCGCTGTCGTTCCGGATGGCGGCGATAACGGTTCTGTTGCCGATCCGGATACGTCCGTCAGCTCGAACGGAGAATCCTCGAGTTCGAACGGAGGCTCTTCAAGCTCGAATACGGACAGCGGCAGCAGCGCCGGCCAAGGATCGCAGCAGCCGGATACGAATGCGGGGATGCCAACGCAGCCGGATACCCAGCAGCCGGGCACAACAGATTCTGGAACGACACCAACCGATCCCGGAACGACAGATCCAGGGACGACGACGCCGGGAACAGGGATGCCAGACACGGGAACGCCGACGGATCCGGCGAATCCGGGGACGGAGATACCTCCTGCTGAAGCGGGACAGACAGGCGAAGGAGAAGTGCAGGTTCCGAGCTTGATTGGTCTGACGCTGGAAGAGGCGGAAGAGCAAGTGAAGGCTGCGGGGCTTCGCTGGTCGTATTTCAAGGAGAACAGCGAGGAGCAGCCGGCTGGCCAGATCTTCAAGCAGGAGCCGGAAGCAGGCGCAGCGATTAAGAAGGGCGAACGAGTGACCTTCTACATTAGCCGGGAACAGCAATAAGCTGCGGAAAAGAGGGAGAACTGCCTATCGATGAGGCAGTTCTCCTTTGCTGTCTCTATAAGAACAGAAGCCCTCGCCCCGGGCGCGCCATTCAAGCGCAGGGGCAAAGGGCTTCTTCTTCGTTAATTGCAAGCGCAATTCAAGACCGGCTTGCGGGCGGCCAGCGTCTCGTCCAGTCTTCTCACATCTGTGTGATGCGGCGCGTTGAGCAGCAGATCCGGCTGTTCTTCCGCTTCCTTCGCAATCTGAATCATCGTATCGATGAAGGTGTCGAGCGTCTCCTTGCTCTCGGTCTCCGTCGGCTCGATCATCATGCATTCCTCGACATTGAGCGGGAAGTAGATGGTCGGCGGATGGAATCCGAAATCGAGCAGCCGCTTGGCGACGTCCAGCGTGCGCACCCCATATTGCTTCAAGCCGCTACCGGAGATGACGAATTCATGCTTGCATACGCCCGGATACGGCACTTCGAAATAAGGTGCCAGACGGTGCATCATGTAGTTCGCGTTCAGCACCGCGCATTCGGATACGCGGCGAAGTCCGTCCGGCCCGTATGTGCGCATATAGGTGTACGCGCGGACGAGAATGCCGAAGTTGCCAAGGTATGCTTTGACCCTTCCAATCGAGGTTGGCCGTTCTTCTTCGAATCCGAAGCTGCCATCCTCCTTCTTCACGATGAGCGGCTTCGGCAAGTATGGCGCCAGGATGCTCTTGACGCCGACCGGGCCGGCCCCGGGACCGCCGCCGCCATGCGGCGTGCTCATCGTCTTGTGCAGATTCAAATGCACAACATCGAAGCCCATATCTCCCGGGCGGGTGATGCCCATGATGGCGTTGGAATTCGCGCCGTCGTAGTACAACAGGCCGCCGGCTTCGTGGACAATATCGGCAATCTCGAGGATGTGCTCCTCGAACAAGCCGAGCGTGCTCGGATTGGTCAGCATGAGTGCCGCTGTGTCCGGACCGACCGCCGCCCGCAGCGCCTCAAGATCGACAAGCCCCCGTTCATCCGAAGGGATCGTAATCGTATCGAGAC contains the following coding sequences:
- a CDS encoding PASTA domain-containing protein; its protein translation is MSTYIAERYQLNSVIFHLGGGILYEAVDMSLQRDVFIYVVENTDSGRAEEYRAAFGNVSHFSNNRFFHMLNAGMSGQDFYVVFMAYSGMPLVKYAQRHALSSDKVLSMIYELGTSIQEALEEGVSRFPVTIDNVWVTADNQLIIMNYWTQAEEGEHGTTALYRLLYQLCTLHPHVPSQFDVVETRLYGALKDLNSAQRDLVLKLMRKVHAGDASLFTFMVGLREIMEQPDVPMQASRDVATPVFTAAPPLEELPSRRPLADSEPDDVEADEDLVEDEDDDEYERKEAASFNGSKMLLIVACVCVFFAVLGGAVIWANSLSKDNEPVAVTEPGQEGGSDAAAELPDGSGDNADNGAVVPDGGDNGSVADPDTSVSSNGESSSSNGGSSSSNTDSGSSAGQGSQQPDTNAGMPTQPDTQQPGTTDSGTTPTDPGTTDPGTTTPGTGMPDTGTPTDPANPGTEIPPAEAGQTGEGEVQVPSLIGLTLEEAEEQVKAAGLRWSYFKENSEEQPAGQIFKQEPEAGAAIKKGERVTFYISREQQ
- the arcC gene encoding carbamate kinase, with the protein product MTILAALGGNAILQPKQEATYENQLANVQRSCSVLARLVAQGHRLVITHGNGPQVGNLLLQQEEAQAEVPPLPLDVCTAQSQGFIGFMIQQLLRNELASGGNGHSVVSLITRVEVAADDPAFGNPSKPIGGFYTEEEAKQLMTGKGWQLKPDANRGWRRVVPSPRPQAIVEADVVRQLLELNQIVIACGGGGIPVVRQEDGSYTGIEAVIDKDFSSCRLAREIQADVLLILTDVEHVYADYGRPDQRPLTSLSPSSAAEYIEAGHFSQGSMRPKVEAAASFAAQGGTAIICSLNQADLALAGLAGTRIVPETAEAPSYHR
- the gcvPB gene encoding aminomethyl-transferring glycine dehydrogenase subunit GcvPB, which encodes MKPEKKLIFELSKPGRTAYSLPECDVPQRDIEEMIPAAMLRQQPAELPEVYEVDVIRHYTELSRRNFGIDNGFYPLGSCTMKYNPKINEDVARLAGFAKIHPYQPADSIQGALEMLYTLQQDLAALTGMDEVTLQPAAGAHGEWTGLMMIRAYHESKGEIRTKVIVPDSSHGTNPASATAAGLDTITIPSDERGLVDLEALRAAVGPDTAALMLTNPSTLGLFEEHILEIADIVHEAGGLLYYDGANSNAIMGITRPGDMGFDVVHLNLHKTMSTPHGGGGPGAGPVGVKSILAPYLPKPLIVKKEDGSFGFEEERPTSIGRVKAYLGNFGILVRAYTYMRTYGPDGLRRVSECAVLNANYMMHRLAPYFEVPYPGVCKHEFVISGSGLKQYGVRTLDVAKRLLDFGFHPPTIYFPLNVEECMMIEPTETESKETLDTFIDTMIQIAKEAEEQPDLLLNAPHHTDVRRLDETLAARKPVLNCACN